In the genome of Gemmatimonadota bacterium, the window CCGCCACGGCGGCCTTGTCGACCAGGTTACCGCCCACGGCGACAGCGCAGGCGCCCGCCCGGATGAAGTCACCCGCGTTCTCCAGGTCCACTCCGCCCGTGGGTATGAGATCGATCTGGGGGAGCGGCGCCTTGACGTCCTTGAAATAGCGGGGTCCCACCGCCGTTGCGGGAAACACCTTCACGATGTCTGCGCCACATTCCCAGGCCGTCAGGATCTCGGTAGGCGTTAACGCACCGGGAATGACGACCTTGTCGTACCGCCGGCAGAGGGTGATGACGTCCGGGTTCAGTGTCGGCGTCACGATGTATTCGGCGCCGGCCAGGATCGCCGCACGGGCCGTTTCGGGGTCCAGCACGGTGCCCGCGCCGAGGAGGATCTCGTCCCCCAGCCGGTTCGCGCATTCGCCGATGGCGTCCAGGGCCCCGGGCGTCGTCAAGGTGATCTCGACGGCCCCGATGCCGCCTCTGCCGATGGCCTGGGCGACCTGGACCAGCGCGTCGGGCCGGTCCGCCCTGAGCACTGCAACCACGCCGCAGGCCTTGATGGAAGCGAGGTTCTCAGATCTCGAAGACATGGATTTACTCCAACGGATGTTACTCCAGGGTGACCTTCACCTTGCGCTCCGGCCGCTCGTGCAGATGCCCGTGTCCCGTCAGCGCCACGCCGAGACGGATGGACGGCTTGCCGCCCACGGGGAAAATGTGATGGAACGTCAGGGCTGGTACGAAAATGAAATCTCCCGCCTTCGCATGAACAGTCTCGTCACGGCCCTCGATCACCCAGTCGATCTCGCCCTCCAGCACCAGCCACCACTCGTCGTAATCGTGGCAGTGATTGTCGTTGACCGTGCCCGACTCCTGCCAGATGAACGCCGCGGTCACGTGGTCCGCGGCAACGACGGCGCAGGAGGCGGGCGGCGGGCCGATCCGTTCCTTGATCTCCTCGATATTGATGCGGTTGAGCGCGGCGTGCATGATCGGGTTCGGCGGGGCCATCAAGATGCTCCTTTGGTGAACCGGGGCTACGCGACCCGGTACTTCGATACGGTTTCCTCGTCTACCGTGACGCCCAGCCCGGGTCCGTCGGGCACCGCCACGAATCCTTCGTCATCGATATTGAACCTTTCATGGGTCAGTTCGTGTCGCAGCGGCGAATCGGACATGCAAAACTCGAAGACGGACGCGTTGGGCAGGGCAGCCAGGGCGTGCAGCGACGCCGCCATGGTAATGCCGCTCTTGTAACTGTGGTTGACGACCTTGCGGCCGTGCCGGTGGGCGGTCCGGCCGGCTTCGGCCATGGTCGTAATTCCGCAGCGTCCCGGGTCCGGCTGGATCCAGTCGAGCCCGCCCTCGGTGACGAGCCGTTCGAAGTCCTCGAGCCGGGACTCCGCTTCCCCGGTGGCGATGGGCACCGGACTCTCCGCGGTCAGCGCGGCATATCCTTTGATGTCGTCCGGATGCAGCGGCTCTTCGATCCAGAAGGGCCGGTACTCGGCGAACTGCCGGGACCGGGTGAGCGCGGTCTTCCAGTCCCATACCTGGCCGGCGTCGATGAGCACGTCCACCTCGTCACCCGTGCCTCGCCGGGCCTCCCGCACCAGGGCGACGTCCTGCCTTTCGTCCTTCCCCATGGGGCCCCAGCCGAACTTCACAGCCGTGAATCCCTGGTCGGCGAATTTCCGGCCGATCGCCCGGGTCTGCTTCGGCGTGTCTCCGAACAGTACGGAGGCATAGGCCCGGAACCTGAGCCGGTGCGCGCCGCCCAGGAGTTCGTAGACGGGCTGTCCGCTCGCTTTCCCCGCGATGTCCCAGAGCGCCAGGTTGATCCCAGCCATGGCGTGTCGCCCCACGCCGACCCGGCCATAGTAGTTTGCCGACGCCATCATCCGATCCGTGCAGGCGTCGATGTCCAGGGGATCGGCGCCGGCCAGCGCGTTGGCCAGGCCGTTGCAGATCTGGTGCGACAGCGGCGCGTCGATGACGGCCTTGACCACGGTGGGACACGAGTCGACTTCGCCCCAGCCCTTGATGCCTTCGTCGGTTTCGATGCTGATCAGGCAGGTATCCTGCGTCCCGTCACAGGCTTCCGTCACCCGGGGCAGCCGCAGGACCAAGGCGGAAACCTCGACGATCCGCACGTAAACGACCTCCTCTACCCTCATCCCGGCGATGTGGAATCACGTCGGTAATGTGTGGAACGGCACGGGGGGTGTCAAGGGGAGATGGCCCTGGATCGGGGGTGGGACGCTGGCCCTCGGGCAACCGGCCCGATCACAGGTTTCATGCGGTCTGAATCCGCTTCCGGAACCGCCCCGGAACCGCCCCGGAAGCGCCTCCGGAACCGTGCC includes:
- a CDS encoding cupin domain-containing protein, producing MAPPNPIMHAALNRINIEEIKERIGPPPASCAVVAADHVTAAFIWQESGTVNDNHCHDYDEWWLVLEGEIDWVIEGRDETVHAKAGDFIFVPALTFHHIFPVGGKPSIRLGVALTGHGHLHERPERKVKVTLE
- a CDS encoding mandelate racemase/muconate lactonizing enzyme family protein — translated: MRIVEVSALVLRLPRVTEACDGTQDTCLISIETDEGIKGWGEVDSCPTVVKAVIDAPLSHQICNGLANALAGADPLDIDACTDRMMASANYYGRVGVGRHAMAGINLALWDIAGKASGQPVYELLGGAHRLRFRAYASVLFGDTPKQTRAIGRKFADQGFTAVKFGWGPMGKDERQDVALVREARRGTGDEVDVLIDAGQVWDWKTALTRSRQFAEYRPFWIEEPLHPDDIKGYAALTAESPVPIATGEAESRLEDFERLVTEGGLDWIQPDPGRCGITTMAEAGRTAHRHGRKVVNHSYKSGITMAASLHALAALPNASVFEFCMSDSPLRHELTHERFNIDDEGFVAVPDGPGLGVTVDEETVSKYRVA
- the eda gene encoding bifunctional 4-hydroxy-2-oxoglutarate aldolase/2-dehydro-3-deoxy-phosphogluconate aldolase, which produces MSSRSENLASIKACGVVAVLRADRPDALVQVAQAIGRGGIGAVEITLTTPGALDAIGECANRLGDEILLGAGTVLDPETARAAILAGAEYIVTPTLNPDVITLCRRYDKVVIPGALTPTEILTAWECGADIVKVFPATAVGPRYFKDVKAPLPQIDLIPTGGVDLENAGDFIRAGACAVAVGGNLVDKAAVAAGEWHVLTDTARKYVEAVRNARQEGGG